From the Nitrospirota bacterium genome, the window AAAAGTTTTTTAGCAATGCATACATTGTAACCCTTCCTCCTCAGATAGATTATGTCGCAAAGAAATAGTAAAATTTCGGGTATGTATTCAGATCTTCCTTAAGCCGGAATACCCTTTTGTTCTCAATACAATATCTTATTTCACTTTTTGGGTCAAGCAAATTGCCAAACTTCCTGGCACCAACCGGACATATCTCAACACATGCAGGGTATCTCCCGGCCCTTGTCCTCTGAACGCAGAAGGTGCATTTTTCCACCACTCCGGCATAACGGGGTCTGTTGCCAAGATAATGCGTTTCAGGATTAAGTTCCTCCTTGCGTATCCTTGGTTTTGCCAGGTTAAAGTGCCTTGCACCATACGGACAGGCAGCCATACAATAACGGCAGCCGATACACCAGTTATAATCAATTACTACAATTCCATCCGGCTCTTTCCATGTTGCCTGCGTCGGACATACCTTGACACAGGGTGGGTTCTCGCATTGCTGGCATTGGACAGGCATATAAAAATATCCCTCTTCAGGGACTTTTCCAGGATAATAGTACTTTTCGGATTCCTCAAGGTCGATCCATTTCTCCCCCTTCTTAAAGCGCAAAACCGTTATCCAGTGTATCTGGGGATCCCTGGACTGATTGTTTTCTCTTACACAGGCATAGACACACCTTCTGCAGCCGATACACCTTGAGAGGTCCAGTCCATAACCAAAAAGCGTGCCGGGCATGGCCTTTGTCGTCTTGATGTTAAACTTGGTATCAAACTTTTTATCATATTCCTTTTCCAGCCGTTTTATAACGGTCCTGATTTCATCTTCGTTCATTTCCCTGAAATGTTTTTGCAGAAAAGCGTCCCAAATAGAGGCGTCCGCGGTACCAAAAGGAATTGCAGTGGATGCAAGACCAAGAGCCGCACCCTTTAAAAAACCCCTGCGGCTGATTGATTTGGATATGCTGTTTCCTTTAATTTTAT encodes:
- a CDS encoding 4Fe-4S dicluster domain-containing protein, with the translated sequence MPNKIKGNSISKSISRRGFLKGAALGLASTAIPFGTADASIWDAFLQKHFREMNEDEIRTVIKRLEKEYDKKFDTKFNIKTTKAMPGTLFGYGLDLSRCIGCRRCVYACVRENNQSRDPQIHWITVLRFKKGEKWIDLEESEKYYYPGKVPEEGYFYMPVQCQQCENPPCVKVCPTQATWKEPDGIVVIDYNWCIGCRYCMAACPYGARHFNLAKPRIRKEELNPETHYLGNRPRYAGVVEKCTFCVQRTRAGRYPACVEICPVGARKFGNLLDPKSEIRYCIENKRVFRLKEDLNTYPKFYYFFAT